In the Magnolia sinica isolate HGM2019 chromosome 15, MsV1, whole genome shotgun sequence genome, one interval contains:
- the LOC131227827 gene encoding pentatricopeptide repeat-containing protein At4g21065-like, whose amino-acid sequence MTTPPFSRHLQHLFQRSTTITHLLQIHSIIFKTALDNDPLVIATFISSSFSISIDYARSFFDRLSIPPPLFIWNSMIREYAKSPHPSESVALFSDLRKVGHAPDNFTYPFVLKACARSSMLGEGGIVHCVVLKAGFRSDSYVRNTLLHMYATCGAIEFARRVFDEMPERDVVSWSAMIGGYITCNCPLEAFKVFQQMMAENEKPNSITLVSLLSACTHLGSLRIGESIHSYAIVNALKLDVALGTALVEMYAKCGDIQKAHQIFISMSIKNLQSWTVMISGLADHGRGKDALTLFSCMEMSGLKPDGVSFSAILCACSHLGLVNEGRQYFDRMVSVYKIQPTMEHYGCMVDLFGRAGLVEEAYGVIRCMPMEPNSVILRSFMCACRNHGWVLHVDESLMKLLLAIEPDLGSNYVLAANMSAVSGHWDNVAHLRRTMAQKGLKKVPGCSWVEVNGTMRSEG is encoded by the exons CCAACACCTCTTCCAACGGTCAACTACTATCACCCACCTCCTCCAAATCCATTCCATCATCTTCAAAACTGCCCTAGACAATGACCCGCTCGTCATTGCCACATTTATTTCATCCTCCTTCTCAATCTCCATAGACTACGCCCGCTCGTTCTTCGACCGCCTCTCCATCCCACCGCCGCTCTTCATTTGGAATTCGATGATTAGAGAGTATGCAAAAAGTCCACACCCTTCGGAATCTGTCGCTCTGTTTTCAGATCTCCGGAAGGTGGGCCATGCACCCGACAACTTCACATACCCGTTTGTGCTCAAGGCGTGTGCCCGTTCTTCCATGTTGGGAGAAGGGGGGATAGTGCATTGCGTGGTTTTGAAGGCGGGGTTCCGTTCGGATTCGTATGTCCGGAATACCCTCTTGCATATGTATGCTACCTGTGGTGCAATTGAGTTTGCACggagggtgtttgatgaaatgcctgagaGAGACGTGGTTTCTTGGAGCGCCATGATTGGTGGATACATCACTTG CAACTGCCCACTTGAAGCTTTTAAGGTGTTTCAGCAAATGATGGCAGAGAATGAAAAACCCAATTCCATCACTCTAGTAAGCCTTCTTTCAGCTTGCACTCATTTGGGTAGTCTTAGAATAGGAGAATCTATCCATTCCTATGCAATTGTGAATGCATTGAAATTGGATGTTGCTTTAGGCACCGCTCTTGTTGAAATGTACGCTAAATGTGGGGACATACAGAAAGCCCACCAAATTTTTATCTCAATGAGCATAAAGAATTTGCAGTCGTGGACGGTCATGATTTCGGGGCTGGCGGACCATGGTCGTGGGAAAGATGCTCTCACTTTGTTTTCCTGTATGGAAATGAGCGGCTTGAAACCAGATGGAGTGTCGTTTTCTGCCATCTTATGCGCTTGCAGCCACTTGGGTTTGGTCAATGAAGGGCGACAGTATTTTGATCGGATGGTGAGTGTGTATAAGATCCAGCCGACGATGGAGCACTATGGGTGCATGGTTGACTTGTTTGGGCGGGCAGGATTGGTTGAAGAAGCGTATGGAGTTATTAGGTGTATGCCCATGGAGCCGAATTCTGTTATATTGAGGAGTTTCATGTGTGCTTGTAGAAACCATGGCTGGGTTCTTCATGTGGATGAGAGTTTGATGAAACTTCTGCTTGCAATTGAGCCTGATCTCGGATCAAACTATGTTCTTGCTGCTAACATGTCAGCTGTATCCGGGCATTGggacaatgtggcccacttgagaagaACAATGGCTCAGAAGGGTTTGAAGAAGGTCCCTGGGTGCAGTTGGGTGGAAGTGAATGGGACAATGAGATCAGAAGGGTAG